In Leguminivora glycinivorella isolate SPB_JAAS2020 chromosome 11, LegGlyc_1.1, whole genome shotgun sequence, a single window of DNA contains:
- the LOC125230837 gene encoding long-chain-fatty-acid--CoA ligase 5 isoform X5, giving the protein MGSGKFGFNVKKDKVNAEEANKTEFSVKESIRKIQKKLKKTEKQKQKTENVKEKTIWWNQCGGLSEIDQYLWMVGGSAGALALTGVAAASAFYLSTRPKPEKPLVTLHEQSLLEPGPEMVRVSKFYKEAKNGRYLRYLHEDTRTLYETFRRGVKESNNGNCLGWRESPNKPYVWQNYNETLLRAKNFGSGLLCQGLTPGQNTFIGIYSQNCPEWIMTEQAAYCYSMVIVPLYDTLGANACAFIVNQTDMSLVVCEDDKKANLLLDQAPRCLRKLITIKEVSPSTHQRAKSRGVEIIKFSDVEFQGAQKDHPCVPPKPESLCTICYTSGTTGMPKGVMLTHENVVASMCSVIMQLGEHRPAKTDVMISFLPLAHMLERCCENALYMVGGAVGFYSGDIRRLADDLQCLKPTMMPAVPRLLNRLYDKAQSEISSSKIKKMLFNMALSAKESELKRGIIRGDSIWDKLVFRKVREGMGGRLRIMVVGSAPLAGNVLTFARCALGCLIVEGYGQTECTAPVTLTVQGDHVPEHVGPPVACNKVKLVDVPEMEYYAAQGHGEVCVQGANVFKGYFKEPEKTGEVIDQDGWHHTGDIGKWLPVSYSTL; this is encoded by the exons ATGGGAAGCGGGAAATTCGGTTTCAATGTTAAAAAGGACAAGGTGAACGCGGAAGAGGCTAACAAGACTGAGTTTAGTGTTAAGGAAAGCATTCGGAAGATACAGAAGAAATTAAAGAAGACTGAAAAACAAAAACAGAAGACTGAAAATGTCAAGGAGAAGACAATTTGGTGGAACCAATGTGGTGgtt TGAGCGAGATCGACCAGTACCTATGGATGGTTGGGGGGTCAGCCGGCGCGCTGGCGCTGACGGGCGTGGCGGCAGCCTCGGCCTTCTACCTCAGCACGCGGCCCAAGCCGGAGAAGCCACTCGTCACACTGCACGAGCAGAGCCTACTTGAACCG gGTCCAGAAATGGTCCGAGTGTCAAAATTCTACAAAGAAGCAAAAAATGGTCGATATCTCCGTTACCTTCACGAAGATACACGTACTCTGTATGAAACTTTCCGCCGAGGAGTTAAAGAATCAA ATAATGGCAACTGCCTCGGTTGGAGGGAAAGTCCAAATAAGCCTTACGTGTGGCAAAACTACAATGAGACCCTGCTGCGAGCGAAAAACTTCGGATCAGGACTTTTATGTCAAGGTCTTACACCGGGACAAAACACATTTATAG GTATATACTCACAAAATTGTCCAGAATGGATCATGACAGAACAAGCTGCCTATTGTTATTCAATGGTCATAGTGCCACTGTACGACACGTTAGGAGCCAACGCATGTGCCTTTATTGTTAATCAGA CTGACATGTCCCTCGTCGTGTGCGAGGACGACAAGAAAGCGAACCTGCTGCTCGACCAGGCGCCGCGGTGCCTGCGGAAGCTGATCACCATCAAGGAGGTGTCCCCCTCCACGCACCAGCGCGCCAAGAGTCGCGGCGTGGAGATCATCAAGTTCAGCGATGTTGAGTTCCAGGGGGCGCAGAAGGATCACCCGTGTGTC CCACCGAAACCCGAGAGCCTCTGCACGATTTGCTACACGTCTGGAACAACGGGCATGCCCAAGGGTGTGATGCTTACTCACGAGAACGTGGTAGCGTCCATGTGCAGTGTCATCATGCAACTTGGCGAGCACCGGCCCGCCAAGACAGACGTCATGATCTCCTTCCTGCCGTTAGCGCATATGCTGGAGCGATGCTGTGAG AATGCTCTATACATGGTAGGAGGAGCAGTTGGCTTCTACAGTGGCGACATCAGGCGGCTGGCCGACGACTTACAGTGCCTGAAGCCTACTATGATGCCCGCTGTACCACGCCTGCTCAACCGTCTGTACGACAAGGCCCAGTCGGAGATTTCCAGCTCCAAAATCAAGAAGATGCTCTTCAACATGGCGTTATCTGCGAAGGAATCAGAATTGAAGAG GGGCATAATCCGCGGCGACTCGATCTGGGACAAGCTGGTGTTCCGCAAGGTGCGCGAGGGCATGGGCGGGCGCCTGCGCATCATGGTGGTGGGCTCCGCGCCGCTCGCCGGCAACGTGCTCACCTTCGCGCGCTGCGCTCTGGGCTGCCTG ATCGTGGAAGGCTACGGTCAGACGGAATGCACTGCGCCAGTGACTCTAACTGTTCAGGGCGATCACGTGCCTGAACACGTCGGGCCTCCCGTCGCTTGTAACAAAGTGAAG CTTGTGGACGTGCCCGAAATGGAGTACTACGCGGCGCAGGGACACGGCGAGGTGTGCGTGCAGGGCGCCAACGTGTTCAAG GGATACTTCAAGGAGCCCGAGAAGACCGGCGAGGTCATCGACCAAGACGGCTGGCACCACACCGGAGACATCGGCAAGTGGCTGCCGGTGAGTTACTCCACTCTTTAG
- the LOC125230837 gene encoding long-chain-fatty-acid--CoA ligase 5 isoform X4 → MGSGKFGFNVKKDKVNAEEANKTEFSVKESIRKIQKKLKKTEKQKQKTENVKEKTIWWNQCGGLSEIDQYLWMVGGSAGALALTGVAAASAFYLSTRPKPEKPLVTLHEQSLLEPGPEMVRVSKFYKEAKNGRYLRYLHEDTRTLYETFRRGVKESNNGNCLGWRESPNKPYVWQNYNETLLRAKNFGSGLLCQGLTPGQNTFIGIYSQNCPEWIMTEQAAYCYSMVIVPLYDTLGANACAFIVNQTDMSLVVCEDDKKANLLLDQAPRCLRKLITIKEVSPSTHQRAKSRGVEIIKFSDVEFQGAQKDHPCVPPKPESLCTICYTSGTTGMPKGVMLTHENVVASMCSVIMQLGEHRPAKTDVMISFLPLAHMLERCCENALYMVGGAVGFYSGDIRRLADDLQCLKPTMMPAVPRLLNRLYDKAQSEISSSKIKKMLFNMALSAKESELKRGIIRGDSIWDKLVFRKVREGMGGRLRIMVVGSAPLAGNVLTFARCALGCLIVEGYGQTECTAPVTLTVQGDHVPEHVGPPVACNKVKLVDVPEMEYYAAQGHGEVCVQGANVFKGYFKEPEKTGEVIDQDGWHHTGDIGKWLPVSYSTL, encoded by the exons ATGGGAAGCGGGAAATTCGGTTTCAATGTTAAAAAGGACAAGGTGAACGCGGAAGAGGCTAACAAGACTGAGTTTAGTGTTAAGGAAAGCATTCGGAAGATACAGAAGAAATTAAAGAAGACTGAAAAACAAAAACAGAAGACTGAAAATGTCAAGGAGAAGACAATTTGGTGGAACCAATGTGGTGgtt TGAGCGAGATCGACCAGTACCTATGGATGGTTGGGGGGTCAGCCGGCGCGCTGGCGCTGACGGGCGTGGCGGCAGCCTCGGCCTTCTACCTCAGCACGCGGCCCAAGCCGGAGAAGCCACTCGTCACACTGCACGAGCAGAGCCTACTTGAACCG gGTCCAGAAATGGTCCGAGTGTCAAAATTCTACAAAGAAGCAAAAAATGGTCGATATCTCCGTTACCTTCACGAAGATACACGTACTCTGTATGAAACTTTCCGCCGAGGAGTTAAAGAATCAA ATAATGGCAACTGCCTCGGTTGGAGGGAAAGTCCAAATAAGCCTTACGTGTGGCAAAACTACAATGAGACCCTGCTGCGAGCGAAAAACTTCGGATCAGGACTTTTATGTCAAGGTCTTACACCGGGACAAAACACATTTATAG GTATATACTCACAAAATTGTCCAGAATGGATCATGACAGAACAAGCTGCCTATTGTTATTCAATGGTCATAGTGCCACTGTACGACACGTTAGGAGCCAACGCATGTGCCTTTATTGTTAATCAGA CTGACATGTCCCTCGTCGTGTGCGAGGACGACAAGAAAGCGAACCTGCTGCTCGACCAGGCGCCGCGGTGCCTGCGGAAGCTGATCACCATCAAGGAGGTGTCCCCCTCCACGCACCAGCGCGCCAAGAGTCGCGGCGTGGAGATCATCAAGTTCAGCGATGTTGAGTTCCAGGGGGCGCAGAAGGATCACCCGTGTGTC CCACCGAAACCCGAGAGCCTCTGCACGATTTGCTACACGTCTGGAACAACGGGCATGCCCAAGGGTGTGATGCTTACTCACGAGAACGTGGTAGCGTCCATGTGCAGTGTCATCATGCAACTTGGCGAGCACCGGCCCGCCAAGACAGACGTCATGATCTCCTTCCTGCCGTTAGCGCATATGCTGGAGCGATGCTGTGAG AATGCTCTATACATGGTAGGAGGAGCAGTTGGCTTCTACAGTGGCGACATCAGGCGGCTGGCCGACGACTTACAGTGCCTGAAGCCTACTATGATGCCCGCTGTACCACGCCTGCTCAACCGTCTGTACGACAAGGCCCAGTCGGAGATTTCCAGCTCCAAAATCAAGAAGATGCTCTTCAACATGGCGTTATCTGCGAAGGAATCAGAATTGAAGAG GGGCATAATCCGCGGCGACTCGATCTGGGACAAGCTGGTGTTCCGCAAGGTGCGCGAGGGCATGGGCGGGCGCCTGCGCATCATGGTGGTGGGCTCCGCGCCGCTCGCCGGCAACGTGCTCACCTTCGCGCGCTGCGCTCTGGGCTGCCTG ATCGTGGAAGGCTACGGTCAGACGGAATGCACTGCGCCAGTGACTCTAACTGTTCAGGGCGATCACGTGCCTGAACACGTCGGGCCTCCCGTCGCTTGTAACAAAGTGAAG CTTGTGGACGTGCCCGAAATGGAGTACTACGCGGCGCAGGGACACGGCGAGGTGTGCGTGCAGGGCGCCAACGTGTTCAAGGGCTACTTCAAG GAGCCCGAGAAGACCGGCGAGGTCATCGACCAAGACGGCTGGCACCACACCGGAGACATCGGCAAGTGGCTGCCGGTGAGTTACTCCACTCTTTAG
- the LOC125230837 gene encoding long-chain-fatty-acid--CoA ligase 5 isoform X3, which produces MACCDCCIGTMPIRPPINLAEQSESCKGPEMVRVSKFYKEAKNGRYLRYLHEDTRTLYETFRRGVKESNNGNCLGWRESPNKPYVWQNYNETLLRAKNFGSGLLCQGLTPGQNTFIGIYSQNCPEWIMTEQAAYCYSMVIVPLYDTLGANACAFIVNQTDMSLVVCEDDKKANLLLDQAPRCLRKLITIKEVSPSTHQRAKSRGVEIIKFSDVEFQGAQKDHPCVPPKPESLCTICYTSGTTGMPKGVMLTHENVVASMCSVIMQLGEHRPAKTDVMISFLPLAHMLERCCENALYMVGGAVGFYSGDIRRLADDLQCLKPTMMPAVPRLLNRLYDKAQSEISSSKIKKMLFNMALSAKESELKRGIIRGDSIWDKLVFRKVREGMGGRLRIMVVGSAPLAGNVLTFARCALGCLIVEGYGQTECTAPVTLTVQGDHVPEHVGPPVACNKVKLVDVPEMEYYAAQGHGEVCVQGANVFKGYFKEPEKTGEVIDQDGWHHTGDIGKWLPNGTLKIIDRRKHIFKLSQGEYIVPEKIENIYIRSQYVEQIFVHGESLKSCIVAIVVPDVDVVKCWALERGIKGTFSALCENPTVKKMILEDMLQWGRNASLKTFEQIKDIYLHPDPFSVQNGLLTPTMKAKRPEIRNYFKPQIEDMYKQLE; this is translated from the exons ATGGCTTGCTGCGATTGTTGCATCGGGACCATGCCCATCCGCCCTCCGATCAACTTGGCGGAGCAATCGGAATCATGTAAA gGTCCAGAAATGGTCCGAGTGTCAAAATTCTACAAAGAAGCAAAAAATGGTCGATATCTCCGTTACCTTCACGAAGATACACGTACTCTGTATGAAACTTTCCGCCGAGGAGTTAAAGAATCAA ATAATGGCAACTGCCTCGGTTGGAGGGAAAGTCCAAATAAGCCTTACGTGTGGCAAAACTACAATGAGACCCTGCTGCGAGCGAAAAACTTCGGATCAGGACTTTTATGTCAAGGTCTTACACCGGGACAAAACACATTTATAG GTATATACTCACAAAATTGTCCAGAATGGATCATGACAGAACAAGCTGCCTATTGTTATTCAATGGTCATAGTGCCACTGTACGACACGTTAGGAGCCAACGCATGTGCCTTTATTGTTAATCAGA CTGACATGTCCCTCGTCGTGTGCGAGGACGACAAGAAAGCGAACCTGCTGCTCGACCAGGCGCCGCGGTGCCTGCGGAAGCTGATCACCATCAAGGAGGTGTCCCCCTCCACGCACCAGCGCGCCAAGAGTCGCGGCGTGGAGATCATCAAGTTCAGCGATGTTGAGTTCCAGGGGGCGCAGAAGGATCACCCGTGTGTC CCACCGAAACCCGAGAGCCTCTGCACGATTTGCTACACGTCTGGAACAACGGGCATGCCCAAGGGTGTGATGCTTACTCACGAGAACGTGGTAGCGTCCATGTGCAGTGTCATCATGCAACTTGGCGAGCACCGGCCCGCCAAGACAGACGTCATGATCTCCTTCCTGCCGTTAGCGCATATGCTGGAGCGATGCTGTGAG AATGCTCTATACATGGTAGGAGGAGCAGTTGGCTTCTACAGTGGCGACATCAGGCGGCTGGCCGACGACTTACAGTGCCTGAAGCCTACTATGATGCCCGCTGTACCACGCCTGCTCAACCGTCTGTACGACAAGGCCCAGTCGGAGATTTCCAGCTCCAAAATCAAGAAGATGCTCTTCAACATGGCGTTATCTGCGAAGGAATCAGAATTGAAGAG GGGCATAATCCGCGGCGACTCGATCTGGGACAAGCTGGTGTTCCGCAAGGTGCGCGAGGGCATGGGCGGGCGCCTGCGCATCATGGTGGTGGGCTCCGCGCCGCTCGCCGGCAACGTGCTCACCTTCGCGCGCTGCGCTCTGGGCTGCCTG ATCGTGGAAGGCTACGGTCAGACGGAATGCACTGCGCCAGTGACTCTAACTGTTCAGGGCGATCACGTGCCTGAACACGTCGGGCCTCCCGTCGCTTGTAACAAAGTGAAG CTTGTGGACGTGCCCGAAATGGAGTACTACGCGGCGCAGGGACACGGCGAGGTGTGCGTGCAGGGCGCCAACGTGTTCAAGGGCTACTTCAAGGAGCCCGAGAAGACCGGCGAGGTCATCGACCAAGACGGCTGGCACCACACCGGAGACATCGGCAAGTGGCTGCCG AACGGCACCTTGAAAATCATCGACAGGAGAAAACACATTTTCAAACTGTCACAAGGCGAATACATAGTTCCTgagaaaatagaaaatatttacataagaaGTCAATATGtcgaacaaatatttgttcacGGAGAATCATTGAAG TCGTGCATAGTGGCGATCGTGGTGCCAGATGTAGACGTGGTGAAGTGCTGGGCGCTGGAGCGCGGCATCAAGGGCACCTTCTCCGCGCTGTGCGAGAACCCCACCGTTAAGAAGATGATCCTCGAAGACATGCTGCAGTGGGGCCGGAATGCCTCGCTCAAGACTTTCGAACAG aTAAAGGACATCTACCTGCACCCCGACCCATTCTCAGTGCAGAACGGCCTACTGACCCCCACGATGAAGGCGAAGAGGCCAGAAATCAGAAACTACTTCAAACCCCAGATAGAGGACATGTACAAACAGCTCGAATAA
- the LOC125230837 gene encoding long-chain-fatty-acid--CoA ligase 5 isoform X1: protein MGSGKFGFNVKKDKVNAEEANKTEFSVKESIRKIQKKLKKTEKQKQKTENVKEKTIWWNQCGGLSEIDQYLWMVGGSAGALALTGVAAASAFYLSTRPKPEKPLVTLHEQSLLEPGPEMVRVSKFYKEAKNGRYLRYLHEDTRTLYETFRRGVKESNNGNCLGWRESPNKPYVWQNYNETLLRAKNFGSGLLCQGLTPGQNTFIGIYSQNCPEWIMTEQAAYCYSMVIVPLYDTLGANACAFIVNQTDMSLVVCEDDKKANLLLDQAPRCLRKLITIKEVSPSTHQRAKSRGVEIIKFSDVEFQGAQKDHPCVPPKPESLCTICYTSGTTGMPKGVMLTHENVVASMCSVIMQLGEHRPAKTDVMISFLPLAHMLERCCENALYMVGGAVGFYSGDIRRLADDLQCLKPTMMPAVPRLLNRLYDKAQSEISSSKIKKMLFNMALSAKESELKRGIIRGDSIWDKLVFRKVREGMGGRLRIMVVGSAPLAGNVLTFARCALGCLIVEGYGQTECTAPVTLTVQGDHVPEHVGPPVACNKVKLVDVPEMEYYAAQGHGEVCVQGANVFKGYFKEPEKTGEVIDQDGWHHTGDIGKWLPNGTLKIIDRRKHIFKLSQGEYIVPEKIENIYIRSQYVEQIFVHGESLKSCIVAIVVPDVDVVKCWALERGIKGTFSALCENPTVKKMILEDMLQWGRNASLKTFEQIKDIYLHPDPFSVQNGLLTPTMKAKRPEIRNYFKPQIEDMYKQLE from the exons ATGGGAAGCGGGAAATTCGGTTTCAATGTTAAAAAGGACAAGGTGAACGCGGAAGAGGCTAACAAGACTGAGTTTAGTGTTAAGGAAAGCATTCGGAAGATACAGAAGAAATTAAAGAAGACTGAAAAACAAAAACAGAAGACTGAAAATGTCAAGGAGAAGACAATTTGGTGGAACCAATGTGGTGgtt TGAGCGAGATCGACCAGTACCTATGGATGGTTGGGGGGTCAGCCGGCGCGCTGGCGCTGACGGGCGTGGCGGCAGCCTCGGCCTTCTACCTCAGCACGCGGCCCAAGCCGGAGAAGCCACTCGTCACACTGCACGAGCAGAGCCTACTTGAACCG gGTCCAGAAATGGTCCGAGTGTCAAAATTCTACAAAGAAGCAAAAAATGGTCGATATCTCCGTTACCTTCACGAAGATACACGTACTCTGTATGAAACTTTCCGCCGAGGAGTTAAAGAATCAA ATAATGGCAACTGCCTCGGTTGGAGGGAAAGTCCAAATAAGCCTTACGTGTGGCAAAACTACAATGAGACCCTGCTGCGAGCGAAAAACTTCGGATCAGGACTTTTATGTCAAGGTCTTACACCGGGACAAAACACATTTATAG GTATATACTCACAAAATTGTCCAGAATGGATCATGACAGAACAAGCTGCCTATTGTTATTCAATGGTCATAGTGCCACTGTACGACACGTTAGGAGCCAACGCATGTGCCTTTATTGTTAATCAGA CTGACATGTCCCTCGTCGTGTGCGAGGACGACAAGAAAGCGAACCTGCTGCTCGACCAGGCGCCGCGGTGCCTGCGGAAGCTGATCACCATCAAGGAGGTGTCCCCCTCCACGCACCAGCGCGCCAAGAGTCGCGGCGTGGAGATCATCAAGTTCAGCGATGTTGAGTTCCAGGGGGCGCAGAAGGATCACCCGTGTGTC CCACCGAAACCCGAGAGCCTCTGCACGATTTGCTACACGTCTGGAACAACGGGCATGCCCAAGGGTGTGATGCTTACTCACGAGAACGTGGTAGCGTCCATGTGCAGTGTCATCATGCAACTTGGCGAGCACCGGCCCGCCAAGACAGACGTCATGATCTCCTTCCTGCCGTTAGCGCATATGCTGGAGCGATGCTGTGAG AATGCTCTATACATGGTAGGAGGAGCAGTTGGCTTCTACAGTGGCGACATCAGGCGGCTGGCCGACGACTTACAGTGCCTGAAGCCTACTATGATGCCCGCTGTACCACGCCTGCTCAACCGTCTGTACGACAAGGCCCAGTCGGAGATTTCCAGCTCCAAAATCAAGAAGATGCTCTTCAACATGGCGTTATCTGCGAAGGAATCAGAATTGAAGAG GGGCATAATCCGCGGCGACTCGATCTGGGACAAGCTGGTGTTCCGCAAGGTGCGCGAGGGCATGGGCGGGCGCCTGCGCATCATGGTGGTGGGCTCCGCGCCGCTCGCCGGCAACGTGCTCACCTTCGCGCGCTGCGCTCTGGGCTGCCTG ATCGTGGAAGGCTACGGTCAGACGGAATGCACTGCGCCAGTGACTCTAACTGTTCAGGGCGATCACGTGCCTGAACACGTCGGGCCTCCCGTCGCTTGTAACAAAGTGAAG CTTGTGGACGTGCCCGAAATGGAGTACTACGCGGCGCAGGGACACGGCGAGGTGTGCGTGCAGGGCGCCAACGTGTTCAAGGGCTACTTCAAGGAGCCCGAGAAGACCGGCGAGGTCATCGACCAAGACGGCTGGCACCACACCGGAGACATCGGCAAGTGGCTGCCG AACGGCACCTTGAAAATCATCGACAGGAGAAAACACATTTTCAAACTGTCACAAGGCGAATACATAGTTCCTgagaaaatagaaaatatttacataagaaGTCAATATGtcgaacaaatatttgttcacGGAGAATCATTGAAG TCGTGCATAGTGGCGATCGTGGTGCCAGATGTAGACGTGGTGAAGTGCTGGGCGCTGGAGCGCGGCATCAAGGGCACCTTCTCCGCGCTGTGCGAGAACCCCACCGTTAAGAAGATGATCCTCGAAGACATGCTGCAGTGGGGCCGGAATGCCTCGCTCAAGACTTTCGAACAG aTAAAGGACATCTACCTGCACCCCGACCCATTCTCAGTGCAGAACGGCCTACTGACCCCCACGATGAAGGCGAAGAGGCCAGAAATCAGAAACTACTTCAAACCCCAGATAGAGGACATGTACAAACAGCTCGAATAA
- the LOC125230837 gene encoding long-chain-fatty-acid--CoA ligase 5 isoform X2, whose product MMLKLSEIDQYLWMVGGSAGALALTGVAAASAFYLSTRPKPEKPLVTLHEQSLLEPGPEMVRVSKFYKEAKNGRYLRYLHEDTRTLYETFRRGVKESNNGNCLGWRESPNKPYVWQNYNETLLRAKNFGSGLLCQGLTPGQNTFIGIYSQNCPEWIMTEQAAYCYSMVIVPLYDTLGANACAFIVNQTDMSLVVCEDDKKANLLLDQAPRCLRKLITIKEVSPSTHQRAKSRGVEIIKFSDVEFQGAQKDHPCVPPKPESLCTICYTSGTTGMPKGVMLTHENVVASMCSVIMQLGEHRPAKTDVMISFLPLAHMLERCCENALYMVGGAVGFYSGDIRRLADDLQCLKPTMMPAVPRLLNRLYDKAQSEISSSKIKKMLFNMALSAKESELKRGIIRGDSIWDKLVFRKVREGMGGRLRIMVVGSAPLAGNVLTFARCALGCLIVEGYGQTECTAPVTLTVQGDHVPEHVGPPVACNKVKLVDVPEMEYYAAQGHGEVCVQGANVFKGYFKEPEKTGEVIDQDGWHHTGDIGKWLPNGTLKIIDRRKHIFKLSQGEYIVPEKIENIYIRSQYVEQIFVHGESLKSCIVAIVVPDVDVVKCWALERGIKGTFSALCENPTVKKMILEDMLQWGRNASLKTFEQIKDIYLHPDPFSVQNGLLTPTMKAKRPEIRNYFKPQIEDMYKQLE is encoded by the exons TGAGCGAGATCGACCAGTACCTATGGATGGTTGGGGGGTCAGCCGGCGCGCTGGCGCTGACGGGCGTGGCGGCAGCCTCGGCCTTCTACCTCAGCACGCGGCCCAAGCCGGAGAAGCCACTCGTCACACTGCACGAGCAGAGCCTACTTGAACCG gGTCCAGAAATGGTCCGAGTGTCAAAATTCTACAAAGAAGCAAAAAATGGTCGATATCTCCGTTACCTTCACGAAGATACACGTACTCTGTATGAAACTTTCCGCCGAGGAGTTAAAGAATCAA ATAATGGCAACTGCCTCGGTTGGAGGGAAAGTCCAAATAAGCCTTACGTGTGGCAAAACTACAATGAGACCCTGCTGCGAGCGAAAAACTTCGGATCAGGACTTTTATGTCAAGGTCTTACACCGGGACAAAACACATTTATAG GTATATACTCACAAAATTGTCCAGAATGGATCATGACAGAACAAGCTGCCTATTGTTATTCAATGGTCATAGTGCCACTGTACGACACGTTAGGAGCCAACGCATGTGCCTTTATTGTTAATCAGA CTGACATGTCCCTCGTCGTGTGCGAGGACGACAAGAAAGCGAACCTGCTGCTCGACCAGGCGCCGCGGTGCCTGCGGAAGCTGATCACCATCAAGGAGGTGTCCCCCTCCACGCACCAGCGCGCCAAGAGTCGCGGCGTGGAGATCATCAAGTTCAGCGATGTTGAGTTCCAGGGGGCGCAGAAGGATCACCCGTGTGTC CCACCGAAACCCGAGAGCCTCTGCACGATTTGCTACACGTCTGGAACAACGGGCATGCCCAAGGGTGTGATGCTTACTCACGAGAACGTGGTAGCGTCCATGTGCAGTGTCATCATGCAACTTGGCGAGCACCGGCCCGCCAAGACAGACGTCATGATCTCCTTCCTGCCGTTAGCGCATATGCTGGAGCGATGCTGTGAG AATGCTCTATACATGGTAGGAGGAGCAGTTGGCTTCTACAGTGGCGACATCAGGCGGCTGGCCGACGACTTACAGTGCCTGAAGCCTACTATGATGCCCGCTGTACCACGCCTGCTCAACCGTCTGTACGACAAGGCCCAGTCGGAGATTTCCAGCTCCAAAATCAAGAAGATGCTCTTCAACATGGCGTTATCTGCGAAGGAATCAGAATTGAAGAG GGGCATAATCCGCGGCGACTCGATCTGGGACAAGCTGGTGTTCCGCAAGGTGCGCGAGGGCATGGGCGGGCGCCTGCGCATCATGGTGGTGGGCTCCGCGCCGCTCGCCGGCAACGTGCTCACCTTCGCGCGCTGCGCTCTGGGCTGCCTG ATCGTGGAAGGCTACGGTCAGACGGAATGCACTGCGCCAGTGACTCTAACTGTTCAGGGCGATCACGTGCCTGAACACGTCGGGCCTCCCGTCGCTTGTAACAAAGTGAAG CTTGTGGACGTGCCCGAAATGGAGTACTACGCGGCGCAGGGACACGGCGAGGTGTGCGTGCAGGGCGCCAACGTGTTCAAGGGCTACTTCAAGGAGCCCGAGAAGACCGGCGAGGTCATCGACCAAGACGGCTGGCACCACACCGGAGACATCGGCAAGTGGCTGCCG AACGGCACCTTGAAAATCATCGACAGGAGAAAACACATTTTCAAACTGTCACAAGGCGAATACATAGTTCCTgagaaaatagaaaatatttacataagaaGTCAATATGtcgaacaaatatttgttcacGGAGAATCATTGAAG TCGTGCATAGTGGCGATCGTGGTGCCAGATGTAGACGTGGTGAAGTGCTGGGCGCTGGAGCGCGGCATCAAGGGCACCTTCTCCGCGCTGTGCGAGAACCCCACCGTTAAGAAGATGATCCTCGAAGACATGCTGCAGTGGGGCCGGAATGCCTCGCTCAAGACTTTCGAACAG aTAAAGGACATCTACCTGCACCCCGACCCATTCTCAGTGCAGAACGGCCTACTGACCCCCACGATGAAGGCGAAGAGGCCAGAAATCAGAAACTACTTCAAACCCCAGATAGAGGACATGTACAAACAGCTCGAATAA